GGCGCGGCTCGCGGCGAAGCTGGCGCACCCGCACATCGTGCAGATCCACGAGCTGGGCTTCACCGAGGGCTGCTATTACATCTGCATGGAGTACCTCGCGGGCGAGGACTTCTCAACGACGCTGAGGCTCGCGGGCCGCCGCCGCCAGTACGTGCCACTGCCGGTGGTGATGCGGGTGCTCATCGACGCGGCGCGGGGCCTGCACTACGCGCACACCTTCACCAACGAGCAGGGCCAGCCGCTGCACGTGGTGCACCGGGACGTGTCGCCGTCCAACCTGTACGTGACGTACCAGGGCCAGGTGAAGGTGTTGGACTTCGGCATCGCCAAGGCCGAGTCGCGCCTCGTGCAGACGCGCACCGGCGTGGTGAAGGGCAAGTACATCTACATGGCGCCGGAGCAGGCGCAGGGCAAGGAGGTCGACCACCGCGCGGACGTGTTCTCGCTGGGCGTCAGCCTCTACGAGGCCGTCACGCACGTGCGGCCCTTCTCGCGAGAGAACGACCTGGCGGTGCTCAACGCGCTGCTGCACGGCGAGTTCGAGAAGCCGCGCGCGCTGCGGGCGGACCTGCCCGAGGGCCTGGAAGCCATCATCCTCAAGGCCATGGCCTTCAAGCCGCAGGATCGGTACGCGACCGCGGAGGACTTCGCGGTCGACCTGGAGGCCTTCGCCGCGGGCTTCGAGGGAGGCGCCGCGGGAGCGCCCGCGCTCGGGTCGTTCCTGCGCAACCACTTCGGCGAGGAGCGCGTCACGGAGAAGACGCGCATCCCCACGCTGGCCACGCTGTCAGCCGCGCGCCCGATGGATCCCGAGGCCGCGGCGCAGGCGTCGCCCGCCACCGCCCAGGGCACCAACCCCCATGGTCAGGGGACATCCCGTCCGAGCAGCACGGGCGTGAAGGCGCTCACCATCCAAGGGCGGGCTCCCGTGCCCGTGCCACCTGCTCCGGCCCCCGCGCTGGTGGCCGTGGCCGTGGAGAGCGTCTCTCCGCCGAAGCCCGAGTCCCGCCGCTGGCTCGTGGGGCTCGTGGGCGGCATGGGGCTGATGCTCGTGGGCGCGGCGTTCGTCATCGCGCGACCGGGGACCGCGCCGACCGTCACGCCGCAGCCTCAGGTCCAGCCGCTGCCCACGCCGGTGGCCCCCCAGACTCCACCAGTTGGCGCGACCGCGTCGCCGAGCACTCAGGTGCAGGCCCCCGTGGAGCCGCCGCAGGGGGCCGCGCAGGGAGACCTGCCGCCCTCACCCGGAGGGCCCGCGGTGGCAACGGCCGTGACGGATGCGGTCCCGGCGGTGGAGGACCCCGAGGAGCCGCACACCCGCAAGACGGCGCCGAAGACAGCGCCACGGGAGCGCGTGTCGCTGGGCATCGACGACATCCAGCGCGTGGTGTCGAACGGCCGCTCGAAGATCACGGGCTGCTTCGAGCGCTACAAGTCGGACCTGCCGTCCTCGGCGGGTGAGGTGCAGGTGCAGCTCACCATCGTGTCCTCGGGCAAGGTGCGCGCGAGCACGCGCGGGCCGCTGGCGTCCACGGCGGTGGGCCGCTGCCTGGAGACGCAGGCCCAGAGCCTGCGCTTCCCGGCGCACCGCGACCAGGAAGTCACCGTGCTGATGCCGTTCTCGTGGAAGGTGACGCAGTAGCGGGGCTC
This genomic interval from Corallococcus silvisoli contains the following:
- a CDS encoding protein kinase domain-containing protein, with the protein product MAQPTVPIPDPAGASAASMLQPYGQYVLVRKLAEGGMAEIFLAKLLGADGFERNVVLKRMLPALSAIPDFVEMFRDEARLAAKLAHPHIVQIHELGFTEGCYYICMEYLAGEDFSTTLRLAGRRRQYVPLPVVMRVLIDAARGLHYAHTFTNEQGQPLHVVHRDVSPSNLYVTYQGQVKVLDFGIAKAESRLVQTRTGVVKGKYIYMAPEQAQGKEVDHRADVFSLGVSLYEAVTHVRPFSRENDLAVLNALLHGEFEKPRALRADLPEGLEAIILKAMAFKPQDRYATAEDFAVDLEAFAAGFEGGAAGAPALGSFLRNHFGEERVTEKTRIPTLATLSAARPMDPEAAAQASPATAQGTNPHGQGTSRPSSTGVKALTIQGRAPVPVPPAPAPALVAVAVESVSPPKPESRRWLVGLVGGMGLMLVGAAFVIARPGTAPTVTPQPQVQPLPTPVAPQTPPVGATASPSTQVQAPVEPPQGAAQGDLPPSPGGPAVATAVTDAVPAVEDPEEPHTRKTAPKTAPRERVSLGIDDIQRVVSNGRSKITGCFERYKSDLPSSAGEVQVQLTIVSSGKVRASTRGPLASTAVGRCLETQAQSLRFPAHRDQEVTVLMPFSWKVTQ